One segment of Glandiceps talaboti chromosome 21, keGlaTala1.1, whole genome shotgun sequence DNA contains the following:
- the LOC144451187 gene encoding D(2) dopamine receptor A-like, with the protein MLALAILYVAVCFSGIPGNLLVLAVYTKKRRRRTSHMFIIGLALIDFFVCLVIMPYGIFAELYPEILVQALCKLFSWLWHGSVAGSMIITVAIAVDRYISVCKPHFLMNPTYARLIVLSAIAVSLIFCIPAIFFFGVINTKTDLYDDTQNATLTIVTAECTAVDVKRYASFHIFSNITSVCLLILSVILYISVYITLRKRSQARKINGIGVLHSESGQRGRLASVNLAENVRRVRKTAWPKTEPNIEIVATTVTTQSQLRCNNEDIIENLDNIQPSTSTSSPRQPGLITNELITTCNEQNTTQSSIPKKRNFLQEAGNKTAKMLLLVTITYIVTWIPYWIFVFIPLEFWQTVTPWVKEFCMFWKYFYVINNAINPIIYSFVNRQFRQDSFVFFHQLCQRN; encoded by the coding sequence ATGCTCGCCCTAGCTATCTTGTATGTAGCGGTGTGCTTTAGTGGAATTCCTGGGAACTTACTTGTTTTGGCTGTTTATACAAAAAAACGACGTCGACGGACATCGCACATGTTCATAATAGGTTTGGCACTCATCGACTTTTTCGTATGTCTGGTGATCATGCCCTATGGAATATTTGCTGAGTTGTATCCAGAAATCCTTGTTCAAGCACTTTGTAAATTGTTTTCCTGGCTATGGCATGGTAGTGTTGCTGGTTCAATGATTATCACAGTAGCTATTGCCGTTGATAGATATATTTCGGTATGCAAACCACACTTTCTCATGAATCCCACATACGCTCGCTTGATCGTTCTGTCTGCGATCGCGGtatctttgatattttgtattccGGCAATCTTCTTTTTTGGAGTTATTAACACGAAGACCGATTTATATGACGACACACAAAATGCCACGTTAACCATTGTAACTGCCGAATGTACAGCCGTGGATGTAAAAAGATACGCTTCTTTTCATATCTTTTCAAACATTACGTCCGTATGCTTACTTATATTGAGTGTCATTCTATATATAAGTGTTTATATAACCCTTCGTAAACGTTCACAAGCTCGGAAAATCAATGGAATTGGGGTTCTGCACTCGGAAAGTGGCCAAAGGGGACGTCTGGCAAGTGTAAATCTAGCGGAAAATGTAAGGCGAGTAAGGAAAACTGCTTGGCCTAAAACTGAACCCAATATCGAAATCGTTGCAACAACAGTGACTACACAAAGTCAACTACGATGTAACAATGAGGATATTATTGAAAACCTAGACAATATTCAACCTtcaacttcaacttcaagtcCGAGACAACCAGGGCTGATAACCAATGAGTTGATTACAACGTGTAatgaacaaaatacaacacagtCTAGTATCCCAAAGAAACGTAACTTCTTACAGGAAGCTGGAAATAAAACTGCtaaaatgttacttttagtCACGattacatacatagttacatggATACCGTATTGGATATTTGTATTCATACCTTTAGAGTTCTGGCAAACTGTCACTCCATGGGTTAAGGAGTTCTGTATGTTTTGGAAATATTTCTACGTCATAAATAACGCTATCAATCCCATCATTTACAGTTTTGTTAACAGACAATTTCGTCAAGattcatttgttttctttcatcaaCTGTGTCAAAGGAATTAG